The following proteins are encoded in a genomic region of Clostridium kluyveri:
- a CDS encoding S1C family serine protease codes for MNDNNRYDDIKDVYWEKVDADSGKIKFINMNRRSTVRTLVKLCCFILVAAVSGGISGAYIANKKESTKIYTPDNQLLVESNKGNKKQEDTSEDNIYTNSISKVAQTVGLSVVGISNKAEGYFGLEDMGSGSGIIVDSNGYIATNYHVIEGADKVTVRLSSGRILDASILGVNQQADLAVIKVDAKNLPVVKFGDSSEVKVGDIVIAVGNSLGQEFPSVTAGIISALNRKIEYNGTVYKVIQTDAATNPGNSGGALCNIKGYVIGINTLKIGSDSNVEGISFAININDAKNIIKSLMSYGEVSKPYLGIYGESVTSQNNNVQGVYIQQVEKDSGAAASGIKPTDILTEIDGKKVKSLSDIEGILQGHKVGDKVLGKIWRNGKIIEIEIVLSENKESE; via the coding sequence ACATTGGTTAAACTGTGTTGTTTTATACTGGTGGCAGCTGTTTCGGGAGGCATATCTGGGGCATATATAGCAAATAAGAAGGAAAGTACCAAAATCTATACGCCTGATAATCAGTTATTGGTGGAATCTAATAAAGGCAATAAAAAACAAGAAGATACATCTGAAGATAATATATATACAAATTCTATATCGAAAGTAGCACAAACGGTAGGTTTATCTGTAGTTGGTATAAGCAATAAGGCAGAAGGATATTTTGGATTAGAGGATATGGGAAGTGGATCGGGTATAATAGTTGATTCAAATGGATATATAGCCACTAATTATCATGTAATAGAAGGGGCAGATAAGGTTACAGTAAGACTTTCAAGTGGAAGGATTCTAGATGCATCTATATTGGGAGTTAATCAGCAGGCCGATTTAGCTGTAATAAAGGTGGATGCTAAAAATCTTCCTGTAGTTAAATTTGGAGATTCTTCAGAGGTAAAAGTAGGTGATATTGTAATTGCCGTAGGGAATTCTCTAGGTCAGGAGTTTCCAAGTGTTACTGCAGGTATAATAAGTGCATTAAATAGAAAAATAGAGTATAATGGAACTGTATACAAAGTTATTCAAACAGATGCGGCTACAAATCCCGGAAATAGCGGAGGCGCTCTTTGTAATATAAAAGGTTATGTTATAGGTATTAATACTTTGAAGATAGGTTCTGATTCCAATGTAGAGGGTATAAGTTTTGCAATAAATATAAATGATGCTAAAAATATAATAAAATCCCTTATGAGTTATGGGGAAGTTTCAAAGCCTTACTTGGGCATATATGGTGAAAGTGTAACATCACAGAATAATAATGTTCAAGGGGTGTACATACAACAGGTGGAGAAAGATAGTGGTGCTGCAGCTTCAGGTATAAAACCTACGGATATATTGACAGAAATAGATGGTAAGAAGGTAAAGAGTTTATCAGATATAGAAGGGATACTGCAAGGACATAAGGTAGGAGATAAGGTTTTAGGGAAGATATGGAGAAATGGTAAAATCATAGAAATAGAAATAGTTCTTTCTGAAAATAAAGAAAGTGAATAA